The following proteins are encoded in a genomic region of Vibrio tasmaniensis:
- a CDS encoding replication-associated recombination protein A, producing the protein MQLSNYSLDFAGDEDFRPLAARMRPETVEQYIGQQHILGPGKPLRRALEAGHIHSMILWGPPGTGKTTLAEVAANYANAEVERVSAVTSGVKDIRIAIEKARENKQAGRRTILFVDEVHRFNKSQQDAFLPHIEDGTVTFIGATTENPSFELNNALLSRARVYKLTSLNTDDISLVIRQAIEDKQRGLGDVSADFADNVLDRLAELVNGDARMSLNYLELLYDMAEDNDKGEKAITLQLLAEVAGEKVARFDNKGDIWYDLISAVHKSIRGSNPDAALYWSARMIAAGCDPLYIVRRLLAIASEDIGNADPRAMQVAMSAWDCFTRIGPAEGERAIAQAVVYLACAPKSNAVYTAWKQALTDAHNLPEYEVPHHLRNAPTTLMKDMGYGQEYRYAHDEPGAYAAGEKYLPPEMGETQYYFPTKRGLETKIGEKLDYLADLDAKSPQKRYEK; encoded by the coding sequence TTGCAATTGAGTAATTACAGCTTAGATTTTGCAGGGGACGAAGATTTTCGTCCCCTTGCTGCTCGTATGAGGCCTGAAACTGTCGAACAGTACATCGGTCAGCAGCATATATTAGGTCCAGGTAAACCACTTCGCAGGGCATTGGAAGCGGGCCATATTCACTCCATGATTTTATGGGGGCCTCCGGGCACCGGTAAAACCACGTTGGCAGAAGTAGCAGCAAACTATGCTAATGCTGAAGTTGAGCGCGTATCAGCGGTAACCTCGGGTGTTAAAGACATTCGTATCGCGATTGAAAAAGCGCGTGAAAACAAACAAGCAGGGCGCAGAACGATCCTGTTTGTAGATGAAGTTCATCGCTTTAACAAAAGTCAGCAAGATGCCTTCTTGCCACACATTGAAGATGGCACCGTGACCTTTATCGGCGCGACGACAGAAAACCCATCCTTTGAATTGAACAACGCTTTGTTGTCGCGTGCGCGTGTTTACAAGCTGACTTCGCTTAATACCGATGATATCTCGCTCGTCATTCGCCAAGCGATTGAAGACAAGCAGCGTGGTCTGGGTGATGTGTCAGCTGATTTTGCTGATAACGTTTTAGATCGCCTCGCTGAACTGGTCAACGGTGATGCGCGTATGTCGCTCAACTATCTTGAGCTTTTATATGACATGGCAGAAGACAACGACAAAGGCGAGAAAGCGATAACCTTGCAGTTGTTAGCTGAAGTAGCTGGCGAGAAGGTTGCTCGTTTCGATAACAAGGGTGATATTTGGTACGACTTGATCTCCGCTGTTCATAAGTCGATTCGTGGTTCAAACCCTGACGCGGCTTTGTATTGGTCAGCAAGAATGATTGCAGCGGGTTGTGACCCTTTGTATATCGTAAGGCGTTTATTGGCGATTGCTTCTGAAGATATTGGCAATGCTGATCCAAGAGCAATGCAGGTTGCAATGTCGGCTTGGGATTGTTTCACTCGAATTGGTCCTGCCGAAGGTGAGCGTGCGATTGCTCAGGCGGTTGTCTATTTAGCGTGTGCACCAAAGAGTAACGCGGTTTACACAGCTTGGAAGCAAGCCTTAACGGATGCGCATAATCTTCCTGAATATGAAGTGCCTCATCATTTAAGAAATGCACCCACAACTTTGATGAAGGACATGGGCTACGGGCAAGAATACCGTTATGCTCATGACGAACCAGGTGCCTACGCGGCTGGAGAAAAGTATTTGCCGCCAGAAATGGGCGAAACACAATACTATTTCCCAACAAAACGAGGCTTAGAGACCAAAATTGGCGAGAAGCTAGATTATCTGGCGGATTTGGACGCAAAAAGCCCACAAAAACGCTATGAAAAGTAG
- a CDS encoding DNA translocase FtsK 4TM domain-containing protein, with translation MFKQSSNKVETIIKTSEEPQSPRLSGSQRLKECSLILGVLFSILLAVALLTFSPADPSWSQTAWGGDIQNAGGYVGAWLADTLFFVFGSLAYPLPILVTVAAWVLFRKRNEDEQIDFMLWGTRLLGLTVLILTSCGLADINFDDIWYFSSGGVVGDVLTSLALPTLNVLGSTLVLLFLWGAGLTLLTGISWLSIVEWLGECAIKFFTSAVNKARGQDQELLEPQLTESADRELIEERNHAPIYRDVPAIGNNDLEDSAIEGSKQIEQEQLEPTMSFSATNDSSEKIEESSDNTATPKRHYNIHMPVEAPAQEPIPAAPVYQAPEEPLEDGIERSKQLNATIEQLENAAMYEDDLAEQEQVDAHESQIAYQQYMQDEQPAVNPTETVVESVEPAMDSSPEVNDEFDAEDVQPESLYASPVDETEETIEDDSSVQASPFDMAEEQDEQTSVFQPVSIEDVNTEQQEPFAAQQGNAEFEQANEQTEELAVDLPWEEVTEDESAHQDQDQDQDVAAFQNLVSEAQANMAATQNPFLVQQDVNLPKPAEPLPTLELLFHPEKRETFIDRDALEAIARLVESKLADYKIKADVVDIFPGPVITRFELDLAPGVKVSRISGLSMDLARSLSALAVRVVEVIPGKPYVGLELPNMSRQTVFFSDVVGSPQFQEATSPTTVVLGQDIAGEAVIADLSKMPHVLVAGTTGSGKSVGVNVMILSMLYKASPEDVRFIMIDPKMLELSIYEGIPHLLSEVVTDMKDASNALRWCVGEMERRYKLMSALGVRNIKGYNDKLKMAAEAGHPIHDPLWKPGDSMDPEAPLLEKLPYIVVVVDEFADLIMVVGKKVEELIARLAQKARAAGVHLILATQRPSVDVITGLIKANIPTRVAFTVSTKTDSRTILDQGGAESLLGMGDMLYLPPGSSHTTRVHGAFASDDDVHAVVNNWKARGKPNYIEEITNGDQTPETLLPGEKMEGDEEVDPLFDQVVEHVVHSRRGSVSGVQRRFKIGYNRAARIVEQLEAQGIVSAPGHNGNREVLAPAPPKD, from the coding sequence ATGTTCAAGCAGAGCAGTAATAAAGTAGAAACAATCATTAAAACGAGTGAAGAGCCTCAGTCTCCTCGTTTAAGTGGTTCTCAACGTCTAAAAGAGTGCAGCCTAATTCTAGGTGTTCTCTTCTCTATTCTACTTGCCGTTGCGTTATTAACTTTTAGTCCTGCTGACCCATCATGGTCGCAAACGGCTTGGGGTGGTGATATTCAAAATGCAGGTGGTTACGTAGGTGCATGGTTGGCGGATACGCTTTTCTTTGTGTTTGGATCTTTAGCTTATCCTTTGCCTATCTTGGTGACTGTTGCTGCGTGGGTACTGTTTCGTAAACGTAATGAAGATGAGCAGATCGATTTCATGCTGTGGGGTACTCGTTTATTAGGGCTCACGGTCCTCATTCTTACTAGTTGTGGTTTAGCTGATATCAACTTCGATGATATTTGGTACTTTTCATCAGGTGGTGTAGTCGGTGATGTATTAACAAGTCTTGCACTTCCAACGCTCAACGTTCTGGGCAGTACGTTGGTTCTTCTTTTCTTGTGGGGCGCTGGCTTAACTCTATTAACGGGCATTTCTTGGTTAAGTATTGTTGAATGGCTAGGCGAGTGTGCAATCAAATTCTTTACGTCAGCCGTTAATAAGGCGCGCGGCCAAGATCAAGAGCTGCTTGAACCTCAGTTAACCGAATCAGCAGACCGCGAGTTAATTGAAGAACGTAATCACGCGCCTATCTACCGCGATGTTCCTGCTATCGGAAATAATGATCTAGAAGATAGCGCTATAGAAGGCTCTAAACAAATAGAACAAGAGCAGCTTGAGCCCACGATGAGCTTCTCTGCAACCAATGATTCTTCAGAGAAGATTGAAGAGTCGTCAGACAATACAGCAACACCGAAGCGCCATTACAATATTCACATGCCGGTCGAAGCTCCTGCGCAAGAACCGATTCCTGCAGCACCGGTTTACCAAGCGCCAGAAGAACCTTTAGAAGACGGTATTGAGCGCTCGAAGCAGTTGAATGCAACGATAGAGCAACTAGAAAACGCGGCAATGTATGAAGATGATCTTGCTGAGCAGGAGCAGGTTGACGCGCATGAATCTCAGATCGCGTATCAGCAATACATGCAGGATGAGCAACCAGCAGTTAATCCGACTGAAACGGTTGTTGAAAGTGTAGAACCAGCAATGGATAGCTCACCAGAAGTAAATGACGAGTTCGATGCTGAAGATGTGCAACCAGAATCTTTATATGCTTCGCCAGTGGATGAAACAGAAGAAACAATCGAAGACGACTCTTCAGTGCAAGCATCTCCGTTTGATATGGCGGAAGAGCAAGATGAACAAACTTCAGTGTTCCAACCGGTATCGATTGAAGATGTTAATACTGAGCAACAAGAGCCTTTCGCTGCCCAGCAAGGTAATGCGGAGTTTGAGCAAGCTAACGAACAAACTGAAGAGCTTGCTGTTGATCTTCCATGGGAAGAGGTCACGGAAGATGAGTCTGCGCACCAAGACCAAGACCAAGACCAAGATGTAGCAGCATTCCAAAATCTGGTATCTGAAGCGCAAGCGAATATGGCGGCGACACAAAACCCGTTCTTGGTACAGCAAGATGTGAATTTGCCCAAACCTGCCGAGCCATTGCCAACACTTGAGCTGTTGTTCCACCCTGAAAAACGTGAAACCTTTATTGACCGCGATGCACTAGAGGCGATTGCTCGTCTTGTTGAATCGAAGCTAGCGGACTACAAGATAAAGGCAGATGTGGTTGATATCTTCCCTGGCCCTGTCATCACTCGATTCGAACTCGATCTGGCTCCTGGCGTGAAAGTGAGCCGTATTTCTGGTCTTTCTATGGACTTAGCGCGTTCACTTTCTGCATTGGCAGTGCGTGTCGTAGAGGTAATACCGGGTAAACCTTATGTTGGTTTGGAATTGCCGAATATGAGCCGTCAAACCGTATTCTTCTCCGATGTGGTAGGTAGCCCTCAGTTCCAAGAAGCGACGTCACCAACGACCGTTGTTCTAGGACAAGATATTGCAGGTGAAGCGGTTATTGCTGATTTATCGAAGATGCCACACGTACTGGTTGCAGGTACCACCGGTTCTGGTAAATCTGTGGGTGTGAACGTGATGATCTTGAGTATGCTTTACAAGGCATCGCCTGAAGACGTTCGTTTCATCATGATTGACCCGAAAATGTTGGAATTGTCTATCTATGAAGGTATTCCACATCTATTGTCTGAAGTCGTTACCGACATGAAAGATGCGTCTAACGCCCTTCGTTGGTGTGTTGGCGAAATGGAACGTCGTTATAAACTGATGTCGGCACTTGGTGTTCGTAACATTAAAGGCTACAACGACAAATTGAAGATGGCTGCGGAAGCGGGTCACCCAATTCATGATCCTCTGTGGAAACCGGGCGACAGCATGGACCCTGAAGCACCATTATTGGAAAAACTGCCTTACATCGTAGTTGTCGTCGATGAATTCGCCGATTTAATCATGGTAGTTGGTAAGAAAGTTGAAGAATTGATTGCTCGTTTGGCACAGAAAGCGCGTGCGGCGGGTGTTCACTTGATCCTAGCGACTCAGCGCCCGTCAGTGGATGTTATTACGGGTCTTATTAAAGCCAATATCCCGACACGTGTAGCCTTTACCGTATCAACCAAAACAGACTCTCGAACCATTCTTGACCAAGGTGGTGCTGAGTCACTGCTTGGTATGGGTGATATGTTGTACTTACCACCGGGTTCAAGCCACACAACTCGTGTACACGGTGCATTTGCATCTGATGATGATGTTCACGCGGTCGTGAACAACTGGAAAGCTCGAGGTAAGCCAAACTATATTGAAGAGATTACTAACGGCGACCAGACCCCAGAAACACTATTGCCGGGTGAGAAGATGGAAGGCGATGAAGAAGTCGATCCTCTGTTTGATCAAGTTGTCGAACACGTGGTTCATTCACGCCGCGGTTCTGTTTCTGGTGTACAACGTCGATTCAAGATCGGCTACAACCGTGCCGCACGAATTGTCGAGCAATTAGAGGCTCAAGGTATTGTCAGTGCTCCAGGACATAACGGTAACCGAGAAGTCTTGGCGCCAGCGCCACCAAAAGATTAG
- the lrp gene encoding leucine-responsive transcriptional regulator Lrp, whose product MADNYKKPSKELDRIDRNILNELQKDGRISNVELSKRVGLSPTPCLERVRRLERQGYITGYTALLNPQYLDASLLVFVEITLNRGAPDVFEQFNTAVQKLDDIQECHLVSGDFDYLLKTRVSDMGAYRKLLGDTLLRLPGVNDTRTYVVMEEVKQTNQLVIKTR is encoded by the coding sequence ATGGCAGACAATTATAAGAAGCCGTCCAAGGAACTAGATCGTATTGACCGCAACATTCTTAATGAGTTGCAAAAAGACGGTCGTATCTCAAACGTTGAACTCTCAAAACGAGTAGGACTTTCTCCAACTCCATGTCTTGAGCGTGTTCGTCGTTTAGAGCGTCAGGGTTACATTACTGGGTACACAGCATTGCTGAACCCACAGTACCTTGATGCTTCACTTTTAGTGTTTGTTGAAATTACGTTGAACCGTGGTGCGCCAGATGTGTTCGAACAATTCAACACCGCTGTGCAGAAGCTAGATGACATCCAAGAGTGTCATTTGGTGTCGGGTGATTTTGACTATCTTCTAAAAACACGTGTATCTGATATGGGTGCTTATCGTAAGCTACTGGGTGATACGTTGCTTCGTCTACCAGGCGTAAACGACACTCGAACTTACGTTGTAATGGAAGAAGTGAAACAAACCAATCAACTTGTGATTAAAACTCGTTAA
- the bioA gene encoding adenosylmethionine--8-amino-7-oxononanoate transaminase produces the protein MDLAFDRQHIWHPYTSTLTPLTCYPVTNADGVYLELEGGKRIIDGMSSWWSTIHGYNHPELNAAAHSQIDKVSHVMFGGITHQPAIDLCKKLLNLAPSNLEHVFLADSGSVAVEVSLKMALQYWHAKGQPRSKFLTLRDGYHGDTFAAMSVTDPDNSMHSLYKGFLPEHIFADSPKTGFWDDWNSSDIDSFREKLTAHHKEVAAVILEPIVQGAGGMRIYHPEFLKQVRLLCDEFNVLLILDEIATGFGRTGKLFACEHADVQPDILCVGKALTGGYMTLSATLASKEVADTVCGGEAGCFMHGPTFMGNPLACAVGAASLSIIEQGHWTNQTHQIEKLFSELLPPLLEHELVKDVRWLGAIGVVETHTPVDMETIQAHFVEQGVWIRPFGKLIYMMPPFISQPEHIEQLVAAIDKALRQSACFKPN, from the coding sequence ATGGATCTCGCCTTTGACCGCCAGCATATCTGGCATCCTTATACATCAACGTTGACACCTCTGACCTGCTACCCAGTCACCAACGCAGACGGTGTTTACCTAGAATTAGAAGGCGGAAAACGAATTATTGATGGCATGTCGTCTTGGTGGTCAACCATCCACGGTTACAATCACCCAGAGCTCAATGCTGCAGCTCACAGCCAAATCGATAAGGTTTCGCACGTTATGTTCGGTGGTATCACCCACCAGCCAGCTATCGATTTATGTAAGAAGCTTTTGAACCTAGCGCCAAGTAATCTAGAACATGTATTCCTGGCCGATTCAGGTTCAGTCGCGGTAGAGGTTAGCCTCAAGATGGCGCTGCAATACTGGCATGCTAAAGGGCAACCTCGTTCAAAATTCCTCACACTGAGAGATGGCTACCACGGCGATACCTTCGCGGCAATGTCGGTGACAGATCCGGATAACTCGATGCACAGCCTCTACAAAGGTTTTTTGCCTGAACACATTTTTGCAGATTCGCCCAAAACGGGCTTTTGGGATGACTGGAACTCAAGTGACATCGATAGCTTTCGAGAGAAGCTAACAGCGCACCACAAAGAAGTCGCAGCGGTGATTTTAGAACCCATCGTTCAAGGCGCTGGCGGTATGCGCATCTACCACCCCGAGTTCTTAAAACAAGTTCGCTTGCTATGTGATGAATTCAACGTCTTACTGATCTTAGATGAGATTGCGACCGGATTTGGCCGCACAGGGAAACTGTTCGCCTGTGAGCATGCCGATGTTCAACCGGACATTTTATGCGTAGGCAAGGCGTTAACTGGCGGTTACATGACGCTGTCAGCGACGCTTGCGAGTAAAGAAGTCGCCGACACGGTATGTGGCGGTGAAGCCGGTTGCTTTATGCACGGACCAACCTTCATGGGCAACCCTTTAGCTTGTGCAGTAGGTGCAGCAAGCTTGTCCATCATAGAGCAAGGTCATTGGACAAATCAGACTCATCAGATTGAAAAACTCTTTTCTGAGTTACTGCCGCCTCTACTCGAGCATGAACTGGTTAAAGACGTTCGTTGGTTGGGCGCGATTGGCGTCGTTGAAACACACACACCTGTCGACATGGAAACCATCCAAGCGCACTTTGTTGAGCAAGGTGTTTGGATCCGTCCATTTGGTAAATTGATTTATATGATGCCTCCTTTCATCAGCCAGCCAGAGCATATCGAGCAGCTCGTTGCAGCCATCGATAAAGCACTCCGACAATCTGCTTGTTTCAAGCCAAATTGA
- a CDS encoding response regulator — protein sequence MKLTQLNALIIDDSTIVLSTIRNMLVHIGFSERLIAIAKSPRVAMTITNDTTFDVIICDYNFGNTINGKQLFEELKQANRLKDDGIFILVTGENSALSIRPILELRPDNYLLKPFNRETLKQRITSSLRKKLILQDIYKAERENNYQAGLEHCEGLAAFHPEYFATIQQFRGSFLSKLELYEEAKNVYQKAIDEGSFDWAQAGLANSLANLGQLSEAQSMIESLINSAPTCTLYRDQAAQVNLISNKVPAAIAHFKLASKLTPGNSERELAIANLCLSVNDTKTALFHYQNYVQINKDTFRDNLYMKLNHIRFLLYCASDGIDKQANLGHVNYLISKIPTEARARLQTDLALIAAHIAMEANQYQKAVTILTALHDKNDFDAFPVIYHHAWLLDRMSCENEFKIAENRCSMLIVKTANETVVSSQITMCSEMKHRNTAKMNWLKEKNIGIKRAKSDYKQVLVAYLDIHKRCPMIKNVCMNTIKLLSVIWPDSMGAKQVLTIIKQCDEVITQLYTMEELTQSNYQNYYRKALLACKQADLAWKQANNTSEAAFSYM from the coding sequence ATGAAATTAACCCAACTAAATGCACTTATCATTGATGACTCAACGATAGTGTTATCAACCATTCGTAACATGCTGGTTCATATTGGTTTTTCAGAACGTTTGATTGCCATTGCGAAATCGCCTCGTGTTGCAATGACCATCACGAATGACACAACTTTTGATGTCATCATTTGTGATTATAACTTTGGTAACACGATCAACGGCAAACAGCTATTTGAAGAATTAAAGCAAGCCAACAGATTAAAAGATGACGGAATATTTATTCTTGTTACAGGTGAAAATTCAGCTCTATCGATACGCCCTATCCTTGAACTACGACCTGACAACTATTTGTTAAAACCGTTTAACCGCGAAACTCTAAAGCAGCGCATCACCAGTTCCTTAAGGAAGAAGCTGATTTTACAAGACATTTATAAAGCTGAGAGAGAGAATAACTATCAAGCGGGCCTAGAGCATTGCGAAGGGCTTGCCGCGTTTCATCCCGAATACTTCGCAACAATCCAGCAATTTCGAGGGAGCTTTCTATCAAAACTAGAGCTCTACGAGGAAGCCAAGAATGTCTATCAGAAAGCGATAGATGAAGGCAGTTTTGATTGGGCTCAAGCAGGATTAGCAAACAGCCTTGCGAATTTGGGGCAGCTTAGCGAAGCACAGTCGATGATTGAAAGTTTGATCAATTCTGCACCAACCTGCACTTTGTATCGAGACCAAGCAGCTCAAGTAAACCTGATCAGCAATAAGGTTCCGGCAGCCATTGCTCACTTCAAGTTAGCGAGTAAACTAACACCAGGTAATTCTGAGAGAGAACTGGCAATCGCAAATCTATGCTTATCGGTAAACGATACTAAAACAGCGCTATTCCACTACCAAAACTATGTGCAAATCAATAAGGATACCTTTCGAGACAACCTGTATATGAAGCTAAATCATATACGATTTTTACTCTATTGCGCCTCAGATGGTATCGATAAGCAAGCGAATTTGGGTCACGTCAATTACTTAATTTCGAAGATCCCTACCGAGGCAAGAGCAAGGCTTCAAACTGACTTAGCACTTATCGCAGCTCACATCGCGATGGAAGCTAACCAATATCAAAAAGCAGTCACTATACTAACCGCATTACACGACAAGAATGACTTTGACGCATTTCCAGTGATTTATCACCATGCATGGTTATTGGATAGGATGAGTTGTGAAAACGAGTTCAAAATCGCTGAAAACCGTTGCAGCATGTTGATAGTGAAAACAGCGAACGAGACAGTGGTTTCAAGTCAGATAACGATGTGCAGTGAGATGAAACATCGCAACACTGCAAAAATGAACTGGCTCAAAGAGAAGAATATCGGCATAAAACGAGCAAAGTCAGACTACAAACAGGTGCTTGTGGCTTACTTAGATATTCATAAACGATGTCCGATGATCAAGAACGTATGTATGAACACGATCAAACTGCTCTCTGTGATTTGGCCTGACTCAATGGGTGCAAAACAAGTGCTAACCATCATCAAGCAATGTGACGAAGTGATCACACAGCTTTATACGATGGAGGAGCTGACACAAAGCAACTATCAAAACTATTACCGAAAGGCGCTTCTGGCATGTAAGCAAGCTGATTTGGCATGGAAACAAGCAAACAATACTTCCGAGGCTGCCTTCTCATATATGTAG
- the serS gene encoding serine--tRNA ligase, whose translation MLDSKLLRAELDETAAKLARRGFALDVETIRELEEKRKSLQMKTEELQALRNSRSKSIGQAKAKGDHEEAERILAEVGNLGAELDQAKVTLAELQSELETITMSIPNLPDADVPDGKDEDDNVEVSRWGQPKTYDFEVKDHVDLGEMSGGLDFASAVKISGSRFIVMKGKFARLHRAIAQFMLDLHTDEHGYTEMYVPYLVNHDSLYGTGQLPKFGEDLFHTSPLTEQVSDVPLKTLSLIPTAEVPVTNMVRDTITDEAELPLKMTAHTPCFRSEAGSYGRDTRGLIRMHQFDKVELVQITKPEDSMAALEELTGHAEKVLQLLELPYRKVILCTGDMGFGSAKTYDLEVWVPAQETYREISSCSNMWDFQARRMQARFRRKGEKKPELVHTLNGSGLAVGRTMVAILENNQEADGRIAIPAVLQPYMGGVTHIG comes from the coding sequence ATGCTGGATTCTAAATTACTTCGAGCTGAGCTGGATGAAACAGCGGCAAAATTAGCACGTCGAGGCTTCGCCCTTGATGTAGAGACAATTCGTGAACTTGAAGAAAAACGTAAGTCCCTTCAGATGAAAACTGAAGAGCTACAAGCGTTACGCAACTCTCGATCGAAGTCCATTGGTCAAGCGAAAGCAAAAGGCGACCATGAAGAAGCTGAGCGTATCCTTGCTGAAGTAGGCAACTTAGGCGCAGAACTAGACCAAGCTAAAGTAACATTGGCTGAGCTTCAATCTGAGCTAGAAACGATCACAATGTCGATTCCTAACCTACCTGACGCAGACGTGCCTGATGGTAAAGATGAAGACGACAACGTAGAAGTTTCTCGTTGGGGCCAACCTAAGACTTACGACTTCGAAGTGAAAGATCACGTAGATCTTGGCGAAATGTCTGGTGGTCTTGATTTTGCTAGCGCAGTTAAAATCTCGGGTTCTCGTTTCATCGTGATGAAAGGCAAATTTGCACGTCTACACCGTGCTATTGCTCAGTTCATGTTGGACCTTCACACTGATGAGCACGGCTACACAGAAATGTACGTACCGTACCTAGTGAACCACGATAGCCTATACGGTACTGGTCAACTTCCTAAGTTTGGCGAAGACTTGTTCCACACAAGCCCGCTAACTGAGCAAGTAAGTGACGTACCTCTTAAAACGCTATCGCTTATCCCTACTGCGGAAGTACCAGTGACGAACATGGTTCGTGACACGATTACTGATGAAGCTGAACTGCCACTTAAGATGACGGCTCACACGCCATGTTTCCGTTCTGAAGCGGGTTCTTACGGTCGTGACACTCGTGGTCTTATCCGTATGCACCAATTCGACAAAGTTGAACTAGTACAAATCACTAAGCCAGAAGACTCTATGGCGGCGCTTGAAGAGCTAACAGGTCACGCTGAGAAAGTACTTCAACTTCTAGAGCTTCCTTACCGTAAAGTGATTCTATGTACGGGTGACATGGGCTTCGGTTCTGCGAAAACTTACGACTTAGAAGTATGGGTTCCAGCACAAGAGACTTACCGTGAAATTTCTTCTTGTTCAAACATGTGGGATTTCCAAGCGCGTCGTATGCAAGCTCGTTTCCGTCGTAAAGGCGAAAAGAAACCTGAACTTGTACACACACTAAACGGTTCTGGTCTTGCTGTTGGTCGTACTATGGTTGCTATTCTTGAGAACAATCAAGAAGCTGATGGCCGTATTGCTATCCCAGCAGTACTTCAACCATACATGGGCGGCGTAACGCACATTGGTTAA
- the lolA gene encoding outer membrane lipoprotein chaperone LolA has translation MKKVFALLFMSFSVFASPKEELSSRLSLNAGFSADFKQVVTSPDGDVVMEGEGTVEIARPSLFRWETTFPDENLLVSDGQSLWYYSPFIEQVSIYWQEQATSQTPFVLLTRNQASDWDNYNVAQTGNQFTLTPTAVDSNQGDFQINITEKGIVLGFNVIEQDGQKGEFTFNNVDLGKPAADRFTFVAPEGVEVDDQRN, from the coding sequence ATGAAAAAAGTATTCGCACTTTTATTTATGAGCTTCTCAGTATTTGCTTCTCCGAAAGAAGAGTTGAGTAGCCGCTTGTCGCTGAATGCAGGTTTTAGCGCTGACTTTAAACAAGTCGTAACCAGCCCTGATGGCGATGTTGTGATGGAAGGCGAGGGCACAGTAGAGATTGCACGCCCTAGCTTATTCCGCTGGGAAACAACTTTCCCTGATGAAAACCTATTGGTCTCTGATGGTCAAAGCTTGTGGTACTACAGCCCGTTCATTGAGCAAGTGAGTATTTACTGGCAAGAACAAGCCACATCGCAAACGCCATTTGTATTGCTGACTCGTAACCAAGCAAGTGATTGGGATAACTACAATGTTGCGCAAACGGGTAACCAATTTACGCTAACGCCAACGGCTGTGGACTCTAATCAGGGCGATTTTCAGATTAACATCACCGAGAAAGGCATTGTTCTGGGCTTTAATGTGATTGAACAAGACGGCCAAAAAGGTGAGTTTACCTTTAACAATGTTGACTTAGGTAAACCAGCAGCAGACCGCTTTACTTTTGTGGCGCCGGAAGGTGTCGAGGTCGACGACCAAAGAAACTGA